One stretch of Roseovarius mucosus DNA includes these proteins:
- the ileS gene encoding isoleucine--tRNA ligase: MCADTTQTPGQTPDYKDTLNLPETDFPMRAGLPAREPEWLARWARIGVYEKLREQAAGRVPFTLHDGPPYANGHLHIGHALNKILKDMVVRSQQMMGRDARYIPGWDCHGLPIEWKIEEQYRAKGMDKDKVDVVDFRQECRKFAEGWIDIQREEFKRLGITGCWDRPYLTMDFRAERIIAEEFQKFLMTGVLYQGSKPVMWSPVEKTALAEAEVEYHDKESFTVWVKFRVGAISSPQAGSQGDEPIGTMPVDLMGASVVIWTTTPWTMPSNKAVVYGEGISYGLYEVIATPGECWAAVGEKFILADTRAEDVMTRARLEPSMYRRVRDVPTQELAGLQLEHPLKGAEGGNGEWDDLRDFRAADFVSDEEGTGFVHCAPSHGMEEFELYRDLGMLEQVITYNVLEDGSFRPDLPFFGGKFILDRKGKEGNANKAVIDKLAEVGGLLARGKIKHSYPHSWRSKAPVIYRNTPQWFAAIDRAVGDGQDTYGTSIRERALRSIDELVTWTPKTGRNRLYSMIEARPDWVLSRQRAWGVPLTCFVKNGAQPTDSDYLLRNEEVNARILAAFEEEGADAWYKEGAKERFLSGIVNPDDWRKVDDILDVWFDSGSTHAFVLRDREDGSEDGLADLYLEGTDQHRGWFHSSMLQACGTRGRAPYRGVLTHGFTLDEKGNKMSKSLGNTVAPEEVVKQYGADILRLWVAQADYTADLRIGPEILKGVADGYRRLRNTLRFMLGALAPFTEADRVDPAEMPELERWVLHRLAELDHKVKKGYETYDFQGVFQQIFNFCTLDLSAFYFDIRKDALYCDGDTARRRAARTVLDLLFHRLTTWLAPVLVFTMEEVWLSRFPGEDSSIHLTDIPDTPAEWLNEPLAAKWAMVRQARRVVTAALEVQRTDKVIGASLEAAPVVHIRDAEMLTALKSVDFADICITSDLMLTGDPRPDEAFRLPEVDTVGVVFERAEGEKCQRCWKILPDVGQHKHPGTCGRCDAALG; this comes from the coding sequence ATGTGCGCCGACACGACACAGACACCGGGCCAAACGCCGGATTACAAAGACACGCTGAACCTGCCCGAGACTGATTTCCCGATGCGCGCCGGATTGCCCGCGCGCGAGCCTGAGTGGCTGGCACGTTGGGCGCGGATCGGGGTCTATGAAAAGCTGCGCGAGCAGGCCGCAGGGCGTGTTCCCTTTACGCTGCACGATGGCCCGCCCTATGCCAACGGGCATCTGCACATCGGGCATGCGCTGAACAAAATCCTCAAGGATATGGTCGTGCGCAGCCAGCAGATGATGGGCCGCGATGCGCGCTATATCCCCGGCTGGGATTGTCACGGGCTGCCGATCGAGTGGAAGATCGAAGAGCAATACCGCGCCAAGGGGATGGATAAGGACAAGGTGGATGTGGTGGATTTCCGTCAGGAATGCCGCAAGTTCGCCGAGGGCTGGATCGACATTCAGCGCGAAGAGTTCAAGCGGCTGGGGATCACCGGCTGTTGGGATCGCCCTTACCTTACGATGGATTTCCGCGCCGAGCGGATCATCGCGGAGGAGTTCCAGAAATTCCTGATGACCGGCGTGCTCTATCAGGGGTCAAAGCCGGTGATGTGGTCGCCGGTCGAGAAAACCGCGCTGGCCGAGGCGGAGGTGGAGTATCACGACAAGGAGAGCTTTACGGTTTGGGTGAAGTTTCGGGTCGGTGCAATCTCGTCTCCGCAAGCCGGAAGTCAGGGTGATGAACCAATTGGTACAATGCCGGTAGACCTGATGGGTGCTTCGGTTGTCATCTGGACCACGACGCCGTGGACCATGCCCTCAAACAAAGCCGTGGTGTATGGCGAGGGGATTTCCTATGGCCTTTATGAGGTGATCGCGACGCCGGGCGAGTGTTGGGCGGCGGTGGGGGAGAAATTCATCCTCGCCGATACCCGCGCCGAGGATGTGATGACCCGCGCCCGGCTGGAGCCGTCGATGTATCGGCGCGTGCGCGATGTGCCGACGCAGGAATTGGCGGGGCTGCAGCTTGAGCATCCGCTGAAAGGGGCCGAAGGCGGGAATGGCGAATGGGATGACCTGCGCGATTTCCGGGCCGCTGATTTCGTGAGTGACGAAGAAGGCACCGGGTTTGTCCATTGCGCGCCCTCGCACGGGATGGAGGAGTTCGAGCTTTACCGCGACTTGGGCATGCTGGAGCAGGTGATTACCTATAACGTGCTGGAAGATGGCTCTTTCCGGCCCGATCTGCCGTTCTTTGGCGGCAAGTTCATCCTTGATCGCAAGGGCAAGGAGGGCAATGCCAACAAGGCGGTGATAGACAAGCTGGCCGAGGTGGGCGGGCTGCTCGCGCGGGGCAAGATCAAGCACAGCTATCCGCATAGCTGGCGCTCCAAGGCCCCTGTGATCTATCGCAACACGCCGCAGTGGTTTGCGGCGATTGACCGGGCGGTGGGCGACGGGCAGGACACCTATGGCACCAGTATTCGCGAGCGCGCCCTGCGCTCGATTGATGAATTGGTGACATGGACGCCCAAGACCGGGCGCAACCGGCTCTATTCCATGATCGAGGCGCGGCCCGATTGGGTGCTGAGCCGTCAGCGTGCCTGGGGTGTGCCGCTCACCTGCTTTGTGAAGAACGGCGCGCAACCCACGGATTCTGATTACCTTTTGCGGAATGAAGAGGTGAATGCGCGTATCCTTGCGGCCTTTGAGGAAGAGGGCGCGGATGCGTGGTATAAAGAGGGCGCGAAAGAGCGGTTCCTGTCGGGCATCGTGAACCCGGACGACTGGCGCAAGGTCGATGACATTCTCGATGTGTGGTTTGATTCAGGTTCGACGCATGCCTTTGTGCTGCGCGACCGCGAGGACGGGTCTGAGGATGGTTTGGCCGATCTATACCTAGAGGGCACGGATCAGCATCGCGGCTGGTTCCATTCGTCGATGTTGCAGGCTTGTGGGACACGCGGGCGCGCGCCTTATCGGGGGGTGCTGACGCATGGCTTTACCCTTGATGAGAAGGGCAACAAGATGTCGAAATCCTTGGGCAATACGGTCGCGCCCGAGGAAGTGGTCAAGCAATATGGCGCGGATATTCTGCGGCTTTGGGTGGCGCAGGCGGATTATACTGCCGATTTGCGGATCGGGCCGGAAATCCTCAAGGGCGTGGCCGATGGCTATCGCCGTTTGCGCAATACGCTGCGGTTCATGCTGGGGGCTTTGGCCCCGTTCACTGAGGCGGATCGCGTGGACCCGGCAGAGATGCCGGAGCTGGAACGCTGGGTGCTGCACCGTCTGGCGGAGCTGGATCACAAGGTCAAGAAAGGCTATGAAACCTATGATTTTCAAGGGGTTTTCCAGCAAATCTTTAACTTCTGCACGCTCGATCTGAGTGCGTTCTATTTCGATATTCGCAAGGATGCGCTTTATTGCGATGGCGACACCGCGCGGCGGCGGGCGGCGCGCACGGTGCTTGATCTCTTGTTTCACCGGCTGACGACATGGCTCGCGCCAGTGCTGGTGTTCACCATGGAGGAGGTGTGGCTGTCGCGCTTCCCCGGTGAGGACAGTTCCATCCACCTGACGGATATTCCCGATACGCCCGCCGAGTGGCTTAATGAGCCGCTGGCGGCGAAATGGGCCATGGTGCGGCAGGCGCGGCGGGTGGTGACGGCGGCGCTAGAGGTGCAGCGGACAGACAAGGTGATCGGGGCCAGCCTAGAGGCGGCACCGGTGGTGCATATCCGCGATGCCGAGATGCTGACGGCGCTGAAATCGGTGGATTTCGCGGATATCTGTATCACGTCGGATTTGATGCTGACCGGCGATCCGCGCCCCGATGAGGCGTTTCGTTTGCCTGAGGTGGACACGGTCGGCGTGGTTTTCGAGCGCGCGGAAGGCGAGAAATGCCAGCGTTGTTGGAAAATCCTGCCTGATGTGGGGCAGCACAAGCATCCCGGCACCTGCGGGCGCTGTGATGCGGCCTTGGGGTAA
- a CDS encoding group III truncated hemoglobin translates to MTATLPPRFPITRPEIERVVTAFYAAVRAHPGLGPIFAVHVTDWPAHEAKVADFWANSILHERVYDGSPMAAHVNARNVQPGMFSTWLALFDSVLLRELSPDQAASWSALAHRIGRSLRAGVVDRSTHAGGIPKLR, encoded by the coding sequence ATGACCGCCACCCTGCCCCCGCGTTTCCCCATCACCCGCCCCGAGATCGAGCGGGTCGTAACCGCGTTCTACGCGGCGGTGCGCGCGCATCCCGGTCTTGGGCCGATCTTTGCGGTCCATGTCACCGACTGGCCCGCACACGAGGCCAAGGTGGCCGATTTCTGGGCCAATTCGATTTTGCACGAACGCGTCTATGACGGCAGCCCGATGGCCGCCCATGTCAACGCCCGCAATGTGCAACCGGGCATGTTCTCTACATGGCTCGCGCTCTTTGATTCGGTGCTCTTGCGCGAACTCTCTCCCGATCAGGCCGCGTCATGGTCGGCGCTGGCGCATCGCATCGGGCGGTCCTTGCGCGCGGGCGTGGTGGATCGCAGCACCCATGCCGGTGGCATCCCGAAACTGCGCTGA
- a CDS encoding helix-turn-helix domain-containing protein: MTDQALPPLLRVTRETGGAAAPEPLDLGARVRSLRKARGWTLEQAAKQAGLARSTLSKIENGQMSPTYDALKKLAQGLEISVPQLFTPPSRDRINGRMAVTRVGEGTAKATATYEHDLLADALSQKRMMPYRARIRARSVEEFGGWVRHDGEEFLYVLTGVVRLFTEFYEPIEMRRGDSAYYDATMGHNVISVSVEDATVLWVTSLD; encoded by the coding sequence ATGACCGATCAAGCTTTACCCCCTCTGCTGCGCGTGACGCGCGAGACCGGCGGTGCCGCCGCACCTGAGCCGCTTGATCTGGGCGCGCGGGTGCGCAGCCTGCGCAAGGCGCGCGGTTGGACGCTGGAACAGGCGGCGAAGCAGGCGGGGCTGGCACGCTCGACCCTGTCGAAAATCGAGAATGGCCAGATGTCGCCCACCTATGACGCTTTGAAAAAGCTGGCGCAGGGGTTGGAAATCTCTGTCCCACAGCTTTTTACCCCGCCGTCGCGCGACCGGATCAACGGACGCATGGCGGTGACGCGCGTGGGCGAGGGCACGGCCAAGGCGACGGCCACCTATGAGCATGATTTGCTGGCCGATGCGCTGAGCCAGAAACGTATGATGCCTTACCGCGCGCGGATCCGTGCCCGCTCGGTTGAGGAGTTCGGCGGCTGGGTGCGCCATGACGGCGAGGAATTTCTGTATGTGCTGACTGGGGTGGTGCGGCTCTTTACCGAGTTTTACGAGCCCATTGAGATGCGCCGGGGCGACAGCGCCTATTACGATGCCACGATGGGGCATAACGTGATTTCGGTCAGTGTCGAGGATGCCACGGTATTGTGGGTGACATCGCTTGATTGA
- a CDS encoding class I adenylate-forming enzyme family protein, with product MTAIFDQGPSAPCPTPFNLAAHVLGRAEAQPDKIALAVLSLAKADRWSYGRLLAAVRGTGTGLLRAGLTPGDRVLMRLGNTMEFPIAYLGAIAVGLIPIPTSSQLTAPEVAGMIETTQPALILRAAGVACPETDIPTLDEPTLEAMRDLPPADWHMGDPDRPAYIIYTSGTSGIPRAVVHAHRAIWARQMMSDGWYGLRADDRLCHAGAFNWTFTLGTGLMDPWTMGATALIPAPGITPEQLPLLLKRHDATIFAAAPGVYRKLFQPGASLSLPHLRHGLAAGEKLSDTIRQHWQNATGTPIYEAYGMSECSTFISGSPDHPAAPGTLGRPQTGRRVAILANGTPVPLGTEGTIAIHRSDPGLMLGYLGAPEATAEKFTGDWFLTGDQGMMDAAGHITYLGRADDMMNAGGYRVSPMEVESALSAHPGITAVAVTDIAVKEDARVIMAFYTGPQTLDPATLDAFARTRLAGYKAPRAYHHVAALPTGANGKILRRALRPIYEGLNGQA from the coding sequence ATGACCGCGATATTCGATCAAGGGCCAAGCGCCCCCTGTCCCACCCCCTTCAACCTCGCCGCGCATGTTCTGGGCCGGGCCGAGGCGCAGCCGGACAAGATCGCGCTGGCGGTCCTCAGCCTCGCCAAGGCCGACCGCTGGAGCTATGGCCGCCTTTTGGCCGCTGTGCGCGGCACCGGCACCGGCCTTTTGCGCGCGGGTCTCACCCCCGGCGACCGGGTTTTGATGCGGCTGGGCAATACGATGGAATTTCCGATTGCCTATCTCGGGGCCATCGCCGTTGGTCTCATCCCCATTCCCACCTCCAGCCAACTGACCGCGCCCGAGGTGGCGGGTATGATCGAAACCACCCAACCGGCGCTGATCCTGCGCGCCGCAGGCGTGGCTTGTCCTGAAACCGATATCCCCACGCTCGATGAACCCACCCTTGAGGCGATGCGCGATCTGCCCCCCGCCGATTGGCACATGGGCGATCCCGACCGCCCCGCCTATATCATCTATACCTCCGGCACCTCGGGCATTCCGCGTGCCGTGGTCCATGCCCATCGCGCCATCTGGGCGCGGCAGATGATGTCTGACGGCTGGTACGGGCTGCGCGCAGATGACCGGCTCTGCCATGCGGGTGCCTTCAACTGGACCTTTACCCTTGGCACCGGCCTGATGGACCCATGGACCATGGGCGCGACCGCCCTCATCCCCGCGCCCGGTATCACGCCCGAACAATTGCCGCTCCTCCTCAAACGCCATGACGCCACGATCTTTGCCGCCGCCCCCGGCGTCTATCGCAAACTCTTTCAGCCGGGTGCTTCCCTCTCTCTGCCGCATCTGCGGCACGGGCTGGCGGCAGGCGAAAAACTCTCGGACACCATCCGCCAGCATTGGCAAAACGCCACCGGCACGCCAATCTACGAGGCCTACGGCATGTCCGAATGCTCAACCTTCATTTCCGGCAGCCCCGATCATCCCGCCGCCCCCGGCACGCTTGGCCGCCCCCAGACAGGCCGCCGGGTCGCGATCCTTGCCAACGGCACCCCCGTGCCCCTTGGCACCGAAGGCACCATTGCGATCCACCGCTCAGACCCCGGCCTGATGCTGGGCTATCTCGGCGCACCCGAGGCCACGGCCGAGAAATTCACCGGCGATTGGTTCCTCACGGGCGATCAGGGGATGATGGATGCTGCGGGTCACATCACCTATCTGGGCCGCGCCGACGATATGATGAACGCCGGTGGCTACCGCGTCTCCCCGATGGAGGTCGAGTCCGCACTCAGCGCCCATCCCGGCATCACCGCCGTCGCCGTGACCGATATTGCGGTGAAAGAGGATGCGCGCGTCATCATGGCCTTCTATACTGGTCCCCAAACCCTCGACCCCGCCACGCTCGACGCCTTCGCGCGGACGCGGCTCGCGGGATACAAGGCCCCGCGCGCCTATCACCACGTCGCGGCCCTGCCCACCGGGGCCAATGGCAAAATCCTGCGCCGCGCCCTGCGGCCGATCTATGAGGGCCTCAATGGTCAAGCTTGA